In Coregonus clupeaformis isolate EN_2021a chromosome 7, ASM2061545v1, whole genome shotgun sequence, one genomic interval encodes:
- the LOC121570394 gene encoding phosphoinositide 3-kinase regulatory subunit 5 — translation MEHTSCTEDRIHHALDMCLYGLGNSLPNTQPWNAGLCINRWSLEELVKRDPQNFIILLQQILRKTREVLEQCQDELVIPLALLFSSTLLQTPHFSPDSGVLQEACEVFHCFLSWPEPCCSTSRHLLSLIQQELRAPGISFQRLVREEQGLTTTTNHSKTMTVLLMSPGEDVPPEFLSVSEQLSGVCHSQRDTSITLIKHALQAALGTKYPLHILHNALQSKGAEDLEQLVTAVTEALEKAASTRDPDTARESLLQSLNGLVESIGIPPTDCNTGPGNVHTLMLPLAKCHMYSWDKDNFDILNDILQSELDQLPVLNLPRDKGKEDDEEEETIKNRYTDHRISTVSTCSRDSMFSSYSLSSSWSVPTTLSESSGVDSDFSEDLEIDDGQPETRRKPKSKAHLSQRFSMLFKSQRSSSLCRRAQSMGSHGDVIRVGTSGARFKRSKSLPRQVRLPRSSGVPAPTSDGPFPQSHHVCVQKRPILSCEEGDGVEMSTLVRVVVFGEDREAGRLARAYTDLQQRESRCPRLTRACKLQFYFVPVKRRNLGGPGGVTTVPEGHLGSPLKCPPSTESNGVILEDSTTDIAQLIGMTDPWYKRSVLSLLSLSSDVLCETTSKVDCNSENSSSERLLLLADLVLYYCRNAAQPVLLQLYQAELTLAGGEKRKEVFIHSLELGHTAGTRAVKAMGAASKRFGIDGDREALPLALDVVYNKVCVSGRSQRTETDMVCTSINLRKACKGPEQLDSKMESLHLTMTKVLKIQSSKSKKNYNQHISRSEVKVDKVQVSGGSGTTFPVCLDQDEKKIIQSVIRCEVSLCCKPGSGSDWRSHRSQPGQVQPLHPSFCSLLCLPITSFCGSQPS, via the exons ATGGAGCACACCTCGTGCACAGAGGACCGGATCCACCACGCCCTGGACATGTGCCTTTATGGCCTGGGCAACAGCCTTCCCAACACACAGCCCTGGAACG cTGGCCTGTGCATAAACCGCTGGAGTTTAGAGGAACTAGTGAAGAGAGATCCACAAAATTTCATCATCCTGCTACAGCAGATTCTGAGGAAAACACGAGAG GTTCTAGAGCAGTGCCAGGATGAactggtgatcccactggctctcctgttctcctccaCTCTTCTGCAG ACCCCTCACTTCTCCCCTGACTCTGGGGTGCTGCAGGAGGCCTGTGAAGTGTTCCACTGTTTCCTGTCCTGGCCGGAGCCCTGCTGCAGCACCAGCCGACACCTGCTCTCCCTCATCCAGCAGGAGCTCAGGGCACCAG GTATCTCATTTCAAAGACTAGTGAGAGAAGAACAGGGCTtgaccaccaccaccaatcaCTCCAAAACGAT GACGGTGTTGTTAATGAGCCCAGGCGAGGACGTCCCTCCTGagttcctgtctgtctctgagcAGCTGAGTGGTGTCTGTCACTCCCAGAGGGACACCTCCATCACCCTGATCAAACATGCCCTCCAGGCTGCCCTGGGGACCAAGTACCCCCTTCACATACTGCATAATGCACTGCAG TCAAAAGGGGCAGAGGATCTGGAGCAGCTTGTGACTGCAGTAACAGAGGCCCTGGAGAAAGCAGCCTCTACACGGGACCCAGACACAGCCAGAGAGAGTCTACTGCAGAGCCTGAATGGGCTGGTGGAGAGCATTGGAATACCCCCTACAGACTGCAATACAGGCCCTG GAAATGTCCATACACTGATGCTGCCCTTAGCCAAATGTCACATGTACTCCTGGGATAAGGACAACTTCG ACATTTTAAATGACATTCTTCAGAGTGAGCTGGACCAGCTCCCAGTCCTTAACCTTCCCAGAGACAAGGGAAaggaggatgatgaagaggaggaaacAATAAAGAACCGATACACAGACCACCGGATCTCCACTGTGTCCACCTGCTCCAGAGACTCTATGTTCTCCAGCTACTCCCTGTCCTCCAGCTGGTCTGTGCCCACCACCCTGTCTGAGTCTTCTGGGGTGGACAGTGACTTCAGCGAGGACTTGGAGATAGATGACGGCCAACCAGAGACCAGGAGGAAACCTAAGTCAAAAGCTCACCTCAGCCAGCGTTTCTCCATGCTCTTCAAGTCGCAACGCAGCTCCTCCCTCTGTCGACGTGCCCAGAGCATGGGCTCCCATGGTGATGTCATTAGAGTCGGCACGTCTGGAGCGCGGTTCAAGCGATCCAAGTCCTTGCCTAGACAGGTCCGCCTGCCTCGCAGTTCAGGGGTTCCCGCCCCCACCTCAGATGGACCGTTTCCCCAGAGTCACCACGTGTGTGTCCAGAAGAGGCCCATCCTGAGCTGTGAGGAGGGGGATGGGGTAGAGATGTCCACCCTGGTCAGGGTGGTGGTGTTTGGGGAGGACCGGGAGGCAGGGAGGCTGGCCAGGGCCTACACTGACCTTCAGCAGAGGGAGAGCAGGTGTCCTCGCCTCACCAGGGCCTGCAAGCTGCAGTTCTACTTTGTCCCTGTGAAGAGGAGGAACCTGGGAGGTCCAGGAGGAGTGACCACAGTGCCTGAGGGGCACCTAGGGAGTCCACTGAAATGCCCACCATCTACG GAGTCAAATGGAGTTATACTTGAGGACAGCACCACTGACATCGCCCAGTTGATAGGCATGACTGACCCCTGGTACAAAAGGAGCGTGCTCAGTCTCCTCAGCCTGTCCTCTGATGTCCTGTGCGAG ACGACTTCTAAAGTGGATTGTAACTCAGAGAACAGCTCCTCTGAGCGCCTTCTCCTCCTGGCAGACCTGGTGCTGTATTACTGTCGAAATGCAGCACAGCCTGTTCTGCTACAACTCTACCAGGCTGAG ctgaccCTGgctgggggagagaagagaaaagaggtgTTTATCCATTCCTTGGAGCTAGGACACACAGCAGGGACACGAGCCGTCAAGGCCATGG GTGCAGCTAGCAAAAGGTTTGGGATTGATGGAGATCGTGAGGCCCTGCCATTAGCACTAGATGTTGTTTATAACAAG GTTTGTGTAAGTGGGAGGAGTCAAAGGACAGAAACAGACATGGTTTGCACCTCGATAAACTTGAGGAAAGCCTGCAAGGGACCTGAGCAGCTAG ATTCTAAAATGGAGAGTCTTCACTTGACAATGACAAAGGTGCTGAAGATACAGAGCTCCAAATCCAAGAAAAACTACAATCAG CATATCTCCAGGTCAGAGGTGAAGGTGGACAAGGTCCAGGTGAGTGGTGGCAGTGGGACCACCTTCCCTGTGTGTCTGGACCAGGATGAGAAGAAGATCATCCAAAGTGTCATCAG GTGTGAGGTGTCGTTGTGCTGTAAACCAGGCAGCGGTTCTGACTGGAGGTCTCACAGGAGCCAGCCTGGTCAAGTTCAGCCACTGCACCCCTCCTTCTGCTCCCTGCTCTGCCTGCCCATCACCTCCTTCTGTGGCTCTCAACCTTCATAA